Proteins encoded together in one Xyrauchen texanus isolate HMW12.3.18 chromosome 50, RBS_HiC_50CHRs, whole genome shotgun sequence window:
- the LOC127640841 gene encoding uncharacterized protein LOC127640841 has product MKKGSLNIFGRKNQSLFGSNVDIKEMSNVELVLDSAAISESGTAKVRSRPTVKHFTWSDGVQGFAVPTPKVPVLPHFHEPKMNGTGSTAKLPNGGMLSIHDMIEGEILVPPPPSSVPPPPPSAVQPPSSFILPHPSIDFASLKPPPMRPPNPPSQSGSEYSANMDLAFQKPPPKLPSETSSLRGSISSLDILDIPECPKFTPPPPPGMKPPHVLSKAQKVLPPKPIRLSSIANMEIQPQAPTPPAASTPMQSSFNPQNTPKLSSFNPQNTTTPSSFNPQNTTTPSSFNPQNTAKLYNVQKSTVISGQDKEKQVQSILLLEDSTGNPVGLHVNGNVGKSSGSFQPVRSVVPPTKPARRSSTANLLQNDQVDAPSQSVKSETKINPEHVAAPTPQNVPYETPSPIKVSPIIEKPAVLPDVSQLKPEVVLPGRSHRYSPIQNHRQLNKRGVEGLEKKETSASPFALLMAAKERDKQRKNLSPQNSSSAEPLNSVIQSSPTQPNSFTVSPRDPMLDRSTVELKPATNMQPVVAPSPKAEISNVSFSKPVLNPAPHPSSTTKLNPTFQSSSTPQLNPTLQSSFAPQQSHSHLLMNGPVVGQDVPVKDVESGEDMPFLPPPPEFANSDPEDEPPCPPPSHPAPVPPVKTAPLPVKPSLPAPPAPTTNSPLINPKPPSYPPKAPGPPPNVLPKPPVQTKLAPPPPQATPSIAANQATLLSILQRKMLEMEPKFSEVKTVDFNDDWNSPLSDDEGTSCPAGSKPVQNRSNTLPAPPCGVDMKDLETKAAKKAQNLTNSTKSQNSNGPSNKQPYGMTFTIRPGSKQPITPVIKDGSP; this is encoded by the exons ATGAAGAAAGGTTCGCTGAATATCTTTGGTCGGAAGAATCAATCTCTATTCGGCAGCAATGTGGACATCAAGGAAATGA GTAATGTGGAGCTGGTGTTGGACTCGGCTGCCATATCAGAATCAGGAACCGCTAAAGTTCGTTCTCGGCCGACTGTCAAACATTTCACA TGGTCTGATGGTGTGCAGGGCTTTGCTGTTCCAACGCCAAAGGTTCCGGTTCTACCGCACTTCCACGAACCCAAAATGAATGGTACAG GAAGTACTGCAAAGCTCCCAAATGGAGGAATGCTTTCCATCCATGACATGATCGAGGGGGAAATACTTGTACCTCCTCCACCCAGCTCAgtccctcctccccctccttctGCTGTCCAACCCCCATCATCATTTATCCTGCCCCACCCTTCTATAGACTTTGCCAGCCTGAAGCCTCCTCCAATGCGGCCCCCAAACCCTCCATCACAAAGCGGTTCCGAGTACAGTGCCAATATGGACCTGGCTTTCCAGAAACCTCCTCCAAAACTTCCATCTGAAACGTCCAGCCTCAGAGGGTCCATCTCCAGTCTTGATATCCTAGATATTCCTGAATGTCCTAAATTCACCCCACCACCTCCCCCTGGGATGAAACCCCCACACGTTTTATCCAAAGCCCAGAAAGTGCTGCCTCCAAAACCCATCAGGTTGTCCTCCATAGCTAATATGGAGATCCAGCCCCAAGCACCAACTCCGCCTGCAGCCTCCACCCCAATGCAGTCCAGCTTTAACCCCCAGAACACCCCAAAGCTTTCTAGCTTCAACCCCCAGAACACCACAACACCATCCAGCTTCAACCCCCAGAACACCACAACACCATCCAGCTTCAACCCCCAGAACACGGCCAAACTCTACAATGTGCAAAAGAGCACAGTAATAAGTGGGCAAGACAAGGAAAAGCAAGTTCAGTCCATTCTTCTTCTAGAAGATTCTACCGGAAACCCAGTTGGTCTTCATGTCAATGGGAACGTTGGGAAAAGTTCTGGATCTTTCCAACCGGTCCGGTCGGTGGTGCCACCCACCAAACCAGCCCGTCGCAGCAGCACCGCAAATCTACTGCAAAATGACCAGGTTGATGCTCCAAGTCAATCAGTCAAATCAGAGACCAAAATCAACCCTGAACATGTGGCAGCCCCTACCCCACAAAATGTCCCCTACGAGACTCCATCACCTATCAAAGTCTCTCCCATAATAGAGAAGCCTGCAGTTCTACCTGATGTTAGCCAGCTGAAGCCTGAGGTTGTGTTACCTGGCAGATCTCACAGGTACAGTCCTATCCAGAACCACCGACAGCTCAACAAGAGAGGTGTAGAGGGCTTGGAAAAGAAAGAGACTTCAGCGTCACCCTTCGCCCTACTGATGGCCGCCAAGGAAAGAGACAAGCAGAGAAAAAATCTATCCCCACAGAACAGCAGCTCAGCTGAGCCACTGAACTCTGTGATTCAATCCAGCCCAACCCAACCAAACTCCTTTACAGTCAGTCCTCGAGACCCAATGTTAGACAGATCTACTGTTGAACTAAAACCTGCTACAAACATGCAACCAGTCGTCGCACCATCCCCAAAAGCTGAGATTTCAAATGTGTCTTTTTCAAAGCCTGTTCTAAATCCTGCCCCTCATCCAAGCTCCACCACTAAGCTTAACCCCACATTTCAATCAAGCTCCACCCCTCAGCTAAACCCCACCCTTCAATCAAGCTTCGCCCCTCAACAAAGCCATTCCCATCTTCTAATGAATGGCCCAGTTGTGGGGCAGGATGTCCCAGTTAAGGATGTTGAAAGCGGAGAAGACATGCCCTTCCTTCCACCACCCCCTGAATTCGCCAACTCCGACCCGGAGGACGAACCTCCATGTCCCCCGCCAAGTCACCCCGCTCCCGTCCCCCCTGTGAAAACTGCCCCTCTACCTGTCAAACCTTCCTTACCTGCTCCACCTGCTCCAACAACTAACAGCCCTCTAATCAATCCCAAACCGCCCAGCTATCCTCCTAAAGCCCCGGGCCCTCCACCAAATGTCCTACCTAAACCTCCTGTTCAAACTAAACTTGCCCCACCGCCCCCACAAGCCACTCCATCCATCGCAGCTAATCAGGCAACGCTTCTCAGCATCCTGCAGAGGAAGATGTTAGAAATGGAACCAAAGTTCTCAGAAGTCAAAACGGTGGATTTCAACGATGACTGGAACTCTCCGCTGTCTGATGATGAGGGTACGTCATGCCCTGCTGGATCCAAACCGGTGCAAAACCGTAGCAACACGCTgccagcgccaccttgtggtgTGGACATGAAGGATCTCGAAACTAAAGCTGCCAAAAAGGCTCAAAACTTAACCAATTCAACTAAATCACAGAACAG TAATGGACCGTCGAACAAACAGCCGTATGGAATGACATTCACCATCAGACCAggaagcaaacagccaatcacacCCGTGATCAAAGACGGTTCACCCTGA